The following DNA comes from Spirulina major PCC 6313.
CAACCACCCCGTTTCATAAAGTGCAACCTCGCCCACCGCTACACTAGAAAGAGACCTCTGCCCCTAGCCATGACACCTCGAACTCAAATTTTGCAAGAACTCGATAACCTACCTGATGACCTTCAGCAGCAGGTATTGCAATTCATTCAAGCTCTGCGCCAACAGCAAGTAAATTCCCCGCAGACAGGCAACGCCTGGGATACCCTCGCTACACTCACCGGGACAATCGAAGCCCCCAGCGATTGGTCAATCCAGCATGACCACTACCTCTACGACACCCCGAAACAAGCCCAATGAGTCGAGAGCGTCTCTTTTTAGATACCGCCTTCATTCAAGCCTTGCTCAATGCTCGCGACGATGCCCACCCCCAAGCAAAACAACTCTTTCCAAGGGTTCGTAATGCCGCTGAAGTTTGGCTCACTGAAGCCATTTTGGTTGAAGTGGGTAATGCGTTGAGTCGTTTCAACCGTTTTGGGGCAGTGCAATTTATTGAGCAGTGCTACCACACCCCGAATATCAGCGTTGTGACCGTTGACGCAGAACTTTTGAGGGCAGCATTGCAGCTTTACCAATCCCGTCCGGATAAAACTTGGGGACTGACCGATTGCATCTCGTTTGTTGCCATGGAACGAGAAGGATTGAGTCTAGCCCTAACAACAGATCAACACTTTGTCCAGGCAGGTTTCCGCGCCTTGATGCAGTCTGCATGAGTTCTACTCTCGAACCTGGGGCGATAAACCTGCTAAAGCCTTCCGAAACTTGGCAGTGGTGTGAGCATTCACAACGCTTCCGGGTCTAGAACCTGCGTCTGGCCTGCGCGATATTCTGCCATTGCCTCAGCCGCCAACGCCGCCAACCCATCTTGAGACCGAGCAAACGCCTGATCCCACAGCGTCTCCGCCGCAATTTCGTCCAAAATCAACGCCGCGATCATGTCTTGTTGCTCATCTGACAACGCTTTGATTTGATTCCAAGCCGTCTCCAATAATTGAGTCATGGACTAAATCTCCCAGCAGCCGTCAAAGTCTAACCTGATTGTAGTCTTTGCCATCCCTTACCCCCCCACCAACCACCTCGTTTCACAAACTGCAACCCATTACTCTATGGTTGGTCT
Coding sequences within:
- a CDS encoding DUF2281 domain-containing protein, which translates into the protein MTPRTQILQELDNLPDDLQQQVLQFIQALRQQQVNSPQTGNAWDTLATLTGTIEAPSDWSIQHDHYLYDTPKQAQ
- a CDS encoding type II toxin-antitoxin system VapC family toxin, whose protein sequence is MSRERLFLDTAFIQALLNARDDAHPQAKQLFPRVRNAAEVWLTEAILVEVGNALSRFNRFGAVQFIEQCYHTPNISVVTVDAELLRAALQLYQSRPDKTWGLTDCISFVAMEREGLSLALTTDQHFVQAGFRALMQSA